One window from the genome of Synechococcus sp. PROS-7-1 encodes:
- a CDS encoding GMC oxidoreductase — MIIDDRHYDIIVIGSGAGGGTLAGALSRQGRRVLLLERGEAMALSDQNVADVDLFRKDRYHPRNERWFGPDGDPIAPQTTYALGGNTKIWGAVLERMREKDFDDLPLQDGISPRWPFSYQHLAPYYDQAESLYQVHGQSGVDPTEPARSGDFGHAPKPLMPFLEPLREGLKRQGCQPYDLPLSWSSSQEDPSGDSQLYGLDNADPEKLEVRSMARVMRLHVNPSGREVKAVEADVAGESWLFSADVVVLAAGAINTPAILLRSSSEKHPRGLNNGSDQVGRNLMNLQLTSILQLAAEPNNGRYARSLGVNDYYWGDKNVSFPLGHIQAAGGVLQDALFAESPPVLSLVSKLIPDFGLERLASRSVAWWAMTEVLPDPHNKVWLNNDQIRINYLHNNREAHDRLVYRWIDTLTAVESDPITQVVTKAPTHPRGEAPLSVVGYACGTCRMGEDPAASVVDGDGRCHELDNLYIADSSVFPSCPSVGPGLTTIALALRMAAALKQRFDG, encoded by the coding sequence ATGATCATCGACGATCGCCACTACGACATCATCGTCATCGGCAGCGGCGCCGGGGGCGGAACCCTGGCTGGAGCTCTGAGCCGACAAGGACGACGTGTGCTCCTGCTTGAACGCGGGGAAGCCATGGCCCTGAGTGATCAGAACGTGGCCGATGTTGATCTCTTTCGCAAAGACCGTTACCACCCACGCAACGAACGTTGGTTCGGACCGGACGGCGACCCAATCGCCCCACAAACTACCTACGCCTTAGGGGGTAACACCAAGATCTGGGGAGCCGTTCTCGAGCGCATGCGCGAGAAGGACTTCGACGATCTCCCTCTTCAGGACGGCATTTCGCCGCGCTGGCCCTTCAGTTACCAACACCTGGCCCCCTATTACGACCAGGCCGAAAGTCTGTATCAAGTGCATGGACAATCGGGCGTGGACCCCACGGAGCCTGCTCGCAGCGGTGACTTCGGCCATGCACCAAAACCGTTGATGCCCTTTCTTGAGCCCCTGCGGGAAGGTCTCAAGCGTCAAGGTTGTCAGCCCTATGACCTGCCCTTGAGCTGGTCGAGCAGCCAAGAAGACCCCAGCGGGGACTCCCAGCTGTACGGACTGGACAACGCCGATCCCGAGAAGCTGGAGGTGCGGTCAATGGCCCGGGTGATGCGACTCCACGTGAATCCAAGTGGTCGCGAGGTGAAAGCGGTGGAAGCCGATGTCGCCGGTGAAAGCTGGTTGTTCTCAGCGGATGTAGTTGTGCTTGCGGCTGGAGCGATCAATACGCCTGCGATCTTGCTGCGCTCCAGCAGTGAAAAGCACCCCCGAGGCCTCAACAACGGGTCTGATCAGGTGGGCCGCAATCTGATGAATCTTCAGCTCACCTCGATTCTCCAGCTGGCAGCTGAACCGAACAACGGTCGCTATGCGCGATCACTGGGCGTGAATGACTACTACTGGGGGGATAAGAATGTGAGCTTCCCCCTTGGTCACATCCAAGCTGCCGGGGGTGTTTTGCAGGATGCGCTGTTTGCCGAATCACCACCGGTGCTCTCTCTTGTGAGCAAATTGATCCCTGATTTCGGCTTGGAGCGCCTGGCATCCCGTTCCGTGGCCTGGTGGGCCATGACGGAAGTGCTTCCCGACCCCCACAACAAAGTGTGGTTGAACAATGATCAGATCCGCATTAATTACTTGCATAACAATCGCGAAGCCCACGATCGCCTTGTCTATCGATGGATTGACACCTTGACGGCCGTCGAATCCGATCCCATCACCCAGGTGGTGACCAAAGCTCCAACACACCCCCGCGGTGAAGCGCCACTGAGCGTGGTGGGCTACGCCTGCGGTACATGCCGCATGGGCGAAGATCCCGCTGCATCGGTGGTCGATGGCGATGGCCGTTGCCACGAGCTCGACAACCTCTACATCGCTGATTCCAGCGTGTTTCCGAGCTGCCCAAGCGTCGGCCCTGGACTCACCACCATCGCCTTAGCACTACGCATGGCTGCAGCCCTCAAGCAACGCTTCGATGGCTAA
- a CDS encoding heme-copper oxidase subunit III: protein MTSLDSSQQLNHTPGHIKHSGHNLTGFIIFLCSESIIFLAFFAGFTLFKITSPEWLPPGVEGLEVRMPLINTIVLVSSSFVAYFAERYLHKGNLWGFRIVWFITMLMGAYFVYGQYVEWSSLEFGLGSGVFGGTFYLLTGFHGLHVITGIGLMGLMLFHSFRPGNYEKGDMGVTAVSLFWHFVDVIWIILFVLIYVWQRTN, encoded by the coding sequence ATGACCAGCTTGGATTCATCCCAACAACTCAATCACACGCCGGGTCACATCAAGCATTCCGGCCACAACCTTACGGGGTTTATCATTTTCCTCTGCTCCGAAAGCATCATCTTTCTGGCATTTTTTGCAGGATTTACGCTGTTTAAAATTACGTCCCCTGAATGGCTTCCTCCAGGCGTAGAGGGCCTGGAAGTGAGGATGCCGCTCATCAACACAATTGTGCTGGTGAGCTCGAGCTTTGTGGCCTACTTTGCCGAGCGCTACCTCCACAAAGGCAACTTGTGGGGCTTCCGAATCGTGTGGTTCATCACGATGCTGATGGGCGCTTATTTTGTTTATGGACAATACGTTGAATGGTCAAGCCTGGAATTCGGACTTGGCAGCGGTGTATTCGGAGGAACTTTTTACCTCCTAACTGGATTCCATGGGTTGCATGTGATTACTGGCATTGGTCTGATGGGGTTGATGCTGTTTCACTCCTTCCGCCCGGGAAACTACGAAAAAGGAGACATGGGCGTCACTGCTGTGAGCCTGTTCTGGCACTTTGTGGATGTCATCTGGATCATCCTTTTTGTGCTGATTTACGTGTGGCAGCGCACAAACTGA
- a CDS encoding cbb3-type cytochrome c oxidase subunit I: MTSTNFDPRILKAPHPVPGAPDNWKRFFSFNTDAKVIGIQYIATSLLFLLVGGLLAMVMRGELITPPADLVDPTVYNGLYTMHGTVMLFLFLFPVLNGLNNLLIPTMIGAPDMAFPRLNAAAFWLVPVFALLLMGSFFIPGGPAQAGWWSYPPISIQNPLNNFVNGEQLWLLAVALSGVSSIFGAINFVTTIIRMRAPGMGFFKMPLYCWTAWGAQTIQLIGLPALTGGAIMLLFDLSFGTSFFRPEGGGDPVLYQHFFWFYSHPAVYVMVLPVFGIFSEVFTCYARKPLFGYKFVALASFGIVFLSLIVWVHHMFYTGTPNWMRVLFMFTTMTIAVPTGVKVFAWVATLWGGKLRLTTPMLFCLGGLLNFIFAGITGVMLGTIPIDIHVGNTYFVVAHFHYVIFNAIVLGVFAAVYHWFPKFTGHMYYEGLGKVHFALTFIGCTLNWLPLHWAGLLGMPRRVASYDPEFAIWNVLASIGAFLLGVASIPFILNMVSSWARGPKAPPNPWGAIGLEWLLPSPPPAENFEDDVPTVLNNPYGYGLHEPFVADEEFYIRRAQEA; encoded by the coding sequence ATGACATCCACCAATTTCGATCCACGCATCCTCAAGGCGCCACACCCCGTGCCCGGTGCCCCAGACAACTGGAAGCGCTTTTTCAGCTTCAACACCGATGCCAAGGTGATTGGCATTCAGTACATCGCCACCTCGTTGCTTTTCCTGCTTGTTGGCGGGCTCCTGGCGATGGTGATGCGGGGTGAACTGATCACTCCACCAGCTGATCTGGTCGACCCCACCGTCTACAACGGTCTCTACACAATGCACGGAACAGTGATGCTGTTCCTCTTTCTTTTCCCGGTTCTGAATGGTCTCAACAATCTGTTGATTCCCACGATGATCGGTGCTCCCGACATGGCCTTTCCTCGGCTCAATGCTGCAGCGTTCTGGCTTGTGCCAGTGTTCGCTTTGCTCCTGATGGGAAGCTTCTTCATCCCCGGTGGACCGGCTCAGGCTGGCTGGTGGTCCTACCCACCGATCAGCATCCAGAATCCTCTCAACAACTTCGTGAATGGGGAACAACTCTGGTTGCTTGCAGTAGCCCTCTCTGGTGTGTCATCCATCTTTGGAGCGATCAATTTCGTCACCACAATCATCAGGATGCGTGCCCCAGGCATGGGCTTCTTCAAAATGCCTCTGTATTGCTGGACAGCATGGGGAGCCCAGACGATTCAGCTGATCGGTCTTCCAGCGCTTACTGGCGGCGCCATCATGTTGCTGTTTGATCTGAGTTTTGGAACAAGCTTTTTCCGTCCCGAAGGCGGCGGAGATCCTGTTCTTTACCAGCACTTCTTCTGGTTCTATTCACACCCCGCGGTGTATGTGATGGTGCTGCCTGTATTCGGCATCTTCTCTGAAGTCTTCACCTGCTACGCGCGCAAACCGCTGTTTGGCTACAAGTTTGTGGCTTTGGCCTCATTTGGAATCGTGTTTCTGTCACTGATCGTGTGGGTTCACCACATGTTCTATACCGGTACCCCGAACTGGATGCGCGTCCTCTTCATGTTCACCACCATGACCATCGCAGTCCCTACCGGGGTGAAGGTCTTTGCATGGGTGGCCACGCTTTGGGGAGGAAAGCTTCGTCTGACCACTCCCATGCTCTTCTGCCTGGGCGGACTGCTGAATTTTATTTTCGCTGGCATCACTGGCGTGATGCTTGGAACCATACCCATCGATATCCACGTGGGGAACACTTACTTTGTGGTAGCACACTTCCACTATGTGATCTTCAACGCCATTGTTTTAGGCGTGTTCGCCGCCGTATATCACTGGTTCCCGAAATTTACTGGTCACATGTATTACGAAGGTCTGGGAAAGGTTCACTTTGCCCTCACCTTTATTGGATGCACTCTCAACTGGTTGCCGCTCCACTGGGCGGGCTTGCTCGGCATGCCCAGACGGGTCGCGTCCTACGACCCTGAATTCGCCATTTGGAATGTACTCGCCAGCATCGGCGCCTTCCTTCTGGGAGTTGCCTCGATTCCCTTCATTCTGAACATGGTGAGCTCCTGGGCACGAGGTCCTAAAGCGCCCCCAAATCCATGGGGAGCCATCGGCTTGGAATGGCTTCTGCCGTCACCACCTCCGGCAGAGAACTTTGAGGACGATGTTCCAACCGTTCTCAACAACCCCTATGGCTACGGGCTGCATGAGCCCTTTGTGGCCGACGAGGAGTTTTACATCCGACGCGCCCAGGAGGCCTGA
- a CDS encoding cytochrome c oxidase subunit II has translation MTTSTDRKGPNIKAIVIISIGVALNTALAAQMAQWSYSWFPPQASSAAPYVDDLFALETAIGSFLWFGLTAVIAWTLLFNRAAKYDESYGEPIEGNNRLEITWTIIPTVIVFAIAIYSMQVNDKLDALGPKHKYAIGSDPIAVAEVDPRATVGPIDVISRQWSWEFVYPDGTRSSELHLPVDQRVNFRLISEDVNHSFYVPAFRLKQDIIPGSVISYSLTPTKQGRFRLRDAMFSGTYFSQNQTDVIVESEDSYNQWLAATAKQPLQPGLSPGNELYAKRLANGNKGWATVPPAPPPMVNDPGDASIPHDA, from the coding sequence ATGACCACATCGACGGATCGGAAAGGGCCAAACATCAAGGCCATCGTGATCATTTCCATTGGGGTTGCCCTCAACACGGCTCTTGCAGCCCAGATGGCCCAGTGGTCCTACAGCTGGTTCCCACCCCAGGCCTCCAGTGCCGCGCCTTATGTGGATGACCTCTTTGCCCTGGAAACGGCCATTGGCTCCTTTCTTTGGTTCGGCCTCACCGCTGTGATCGCCTGGACGCTTCTATTCAATCGGGCAGCCAAGTACGACGAGAGTTACGGCGAACCGATTGAAGGCAACAACCGACTCGAAATCACCTGGACGATCATTCCCACCGTGATCGTCTTCGCGATTGCGATCTATTCCATGCAGGTGAATGACAAGCTCGATGCACTTGGCCCTAAGCACAAGTACGCCATCGGCAGTGACCCCATTGCCGTTGCCGAAGTGGATCCACGAGCAACAGTTGGGCCGATCGACGTGATTTCACGCCAATGGAGCTGGGAATTTGTCTACCCCGATGGAACAAGAAGTTCCGAGCTTCACCTGCCCGTTGATCAACGCGTTAATTTCCGATTGATCAGCGAAGATGTGAATCACAGCTTTTACGTTCCGGCCTTTCGACTGAAGCAAGACATCATTCCAGGCAGTGTGATTTCCTACAGCCTCACACCCACAAAGCAGGGGCGATTTCGGCTCAGGGACGCCATGTTCAGTGGTACTTACTTTTCCCAGAATCAAACGGACGTGATTGTTGAGTCGGAAGACTCCTACAACCAATGGCTGGCAGCAACAGCGAAACAGCCATTGCAACCTGGCCTGAGCCCTGGCAATGAGCTCTACGCCAAGCGACTGGCCAACGGGAATAAAGGATGGGCGACCGTCCCTCCGGCACCACCACCGATGGTGAATGACCCCGGTGACGCCTCGATCCCCCACGACGCCTGA
- a CDS encoding DUF2231 domain-containing protein, producing the protein MSIATIQSLIAIPSPINDIVDQLGANDLPYAIPIHPNLVHFTIGLFAIGIAFDFAGAFYPLEKRIFRFLALPVTRTGFHDVGWYNVLACSVITFFTVAAGFYEMLLAVPLPGIRSVIGQNAIDTMLWHAIGGVALLLIIVAMTVWRGYQRFVWRKDLGRQVTWLYLASGAFILVVMGVHGSLGAWLASEFGVHITADQLLAAGADLKEVLP; encoded by the coding sequence ATGAGCATCGCCACCATCCAATCGTTGATTGCCATCCCCTCACCGATCAACGACATCGTTGACCAACTCGGAGCGAACGATCTTCCTTACGCCATTCCCATTCACCCCAATCTTGTGCACTTCACGATTGGGTTGTTTGCCATTGGCATCGCCTTTGATTTCGCAGGTGCTTTCTATCCCCTCGAAAAAAGGATCTTCCGCTTTCTGGCCCTGCCCGTCACCCGCACGGGATTCCATGATGTGGGCTGGTACAACGTATTGGCTTGCAGTGTGATCACCTTTTTCACGGTGGCCGCAGGCTTCTACGAAATGCTCCTGGCGGTTCCACTGCCCGGAATCCGCAGTGTGATTGGCCAGAACGCCATCGACACCATGCTCTGGCATGCCATTGGCGGAGTCGCTCTGCTCTTGATCATCGTGGCCATGACGGTCTGGCGTGGTTACCAGCGCTTCGTGTGGAGAAAAGATCTCGGCCGTCAGGTGACCTGGCTCTATCTGGCAAGCGGAGCTTTCATCCTGGTTGTGATGGGTGTGCACGGAAGCCTCGGTGCATGGCTCGCAAGCGAATTTGGCGTGCACATCACAGCGGACCAATTGCTTGCCGCAGGCGCTGATCTCAAGGAGGTGCTCCCATGA
- a CDS encoding DUF2231 domain-containing protein has translation MLELLPSLNDKNLPWLDVIHPIVVHFVIAMALITVVFDVLGVVTRRRNLFEVSFWNLVVATVAIFVAIIFGQIEAGLAMPYGASRDILNYHSTIGWSLAGVLGLLTGWRYVVRQKDPTALPSGFLVIDGVLATLVFCQVYLGDKLVWVYGLHTVPVVEAIRSGAVS, from the coding sequence ATGCTCGAGTTGCTCCCATCTCTCAACGATAAAAATCTTCCCTGGCTGGATGTCATCCACCCAATCGTTGTTCACTTCGTGATCGCGATGGCGTTGATCACTGTCGTGTTCGACGTTTTGGGTGTCGTGACACGTCGCCGAAACCTCTTCGAGGTGAGTTTCTGGAACCTTGTGGTGGCCACCGTGGCCATTTTTGTAGCCATCATTTTCGGCCAAATTGAAGCCGGCCTGGCGATGCCTTACGGGGCCTCCAGAGACATTCTCAATTACCACAGCACCATCGGCTGGTCGCTGGCGGGCGTCCTTGGGCTGCTCACAGGATGGCGCTATGTGGTGAGACAGAAAGACCCAACAGCACTGCCCTCGGGATTCCTCGTCATTGATGGCGTGCTGGCCACGCTGGTGTTCTGCCAGGTGTATCTAGGCGACAAGCTCGTTTGGGTCTACGGGCTTCACACCGTGCCCGTGGTGGAAGCGATTCGCAGCGGAGCCGTTTCATGA
- a CDS encoding calcium/sodium antiporter, with product MPPFLSAFLEVLIGIALLFGGGEFFVQGAVTLSLIFGIPQLVIGLTVVSLGTSAPELFVSLSSVTQGFDALAVSNVVGSNIFNVMVVLGSSALVMPLRVESRLVRRDVPLLIAVSAAVWGMASAGRVTWQAGLALLLALVINSVWEIRTAREEPEGVGEAEPEVNPDQGKRGVARALGLLLIGIILLGVGSRVLVHGASAAATFLGVSQAVIGLTIVSAGTSMPELITSLVAAVKGRTDLAIGNVVGSNLLNQLLVLGASAVAAAGGTGLQVSPLLIQRDLPVMVLAALACLPIFWTRGRITRLEGGILVALYVFYVVDQVLPRTLPTWQDEFRIVMLCLVLPAVIVVISVQAGLYWRQLKRNQKQRDLPSR from the coding sequence ATGCCTCCGTTTCTGTCAGCATTTCTGGAAGTTCTGATCGGAATCGCCCTGCTGTTCGGCGGTGGTGAGTTCTTTGTGCAGGGTGCGGTGACCCTGTCGCTGATCTTCGGCATTCCCCAGCTGGTGATTGGACTCACGGTCGTGTCATTGGGCACCAGTGCTCCGGAATTGTTCGTGAGCTTGAGCTCGGTGACACAGGGATTTGATGCCCTTGCCGTGAGCAACGTTGTGGGAAGCAACATTTTCAATGTGATGGTGGTGCTGGGCAGTAGTGCCTTGGTGATGCCCCTTCGGGTAGAGAGCCGACTTGTGCGAAGGGATGTCCCCCTCCTGATTGCCGTCTCGGCTGCCGTTTGGGGAATGGCCTCGGCAGGACGAGTGACCTGGCAGGCGGGGCTTGCGCTGCTTCTAGCGTTAGTGATTAATTCGGTCTGGGAAATCCGCACGGCACGGGAAGAACCCGAAGGTGTGGGTGAAGCCGAACCCGAAGTGAATCCGGATCAGGGCAAACGGGGTGTCGCCCGTGCCCTGGGGCTGCTGCTGATCGGGATCATCCTCCTTGGCGTTGGATCACGCGTTCTGGTGCATGGAGCCAGTGCGGCGGCCACCTTTTTGGGAGTGAGTCAGGCCGTAATCGGGCTGACCATCGTGTCGGCAGGCACCTCCATGCCCGAGCTCATCACCTCACTGGTCGCAGCCGTAAAGGGAAGAACAGATCTGGCGATCGGCAATGTGGTGGGAAGCAATCTGCTCAATCAGCTGCTGGTGCTGGGAGCCAGTGCCGTGGCTGCCGCCGGTGGAACCGGGCTGCAGGTGAGCCCACTGTTGATTCAGCGGGATCTGCCGGTGATGGTGTTGGCCGCCCTGGCCTGCCTTCCGATTTTCTGGACCCGAGGTCGGATCACCCGTCTGGAAGGGGGGATTCTGGTGGCGCTGTACGTCTTCTATGTGGTCGACCAAGTGCTCCCACGCACCTTGCCCACCTGGCAGGACGAATTCCGAATTGTGATGCTCTGCCTGGTCCTGCCTGCCGTCATTGTCGTGATCAGCGTTCAAGCTGGGTTGTATTGGCGACAGCTCAAACGCAATCAAAAACAACGCGATTTGCCTTCGAGGTAA
- a CDS encoding SulP family inorganic anion transporter, whose protein sequence is MACNVVFLNHISTRNILGDVFGGLTAAVVALPMALAFGVASGAGAAAGLWGAVIIGLMASLFGGTPTLISEPTGPMTVVFTAVILSFTSQIPDRGTALAMAFTVVVLAGVFQILFGFFRLGRYITMMPYTVISGFMSGIGVILVILQLAPFLGQNSPSGGVIGTLSSLPELAAGIQPLELGLAVITLLILWFTPEQLKRYCPPQLLALVIGTVLSLTLFGDVEFRRIGAFTAEFPSFQVPTFSTDQIRLMVVNGAVLGMLGCIDALLTSVVADSLTRTEHDSNKELIGQGLGNVMSGLFGGLPGAGATMGTVVNIQAGGRSALSGIVRSLILMLVILLAAPLASRIPLAVLAGIALKVGFDIIDWSFLKRAHHLSIKAACITYGVIALTVLVDLIWAVFIGVFVANVLTIERMTALQAKGVKTITTTDDDVELPEQEQALLDQASGRLLLFQLTGPMIFGVAKTISREHNAIEDCDAVLFDLSEVSHLGVTASLALENAIKEAVEVGRSVYLVVLAGSATRTRLEKLKLLELLPDHHVSENREEILRRAVGELPVLQEV, encoded by the coding sequence TTGGCCTGCAACGTCGTGTTTCTGAATCACATCAGCACCCGCAACATCCTTGGGGACGTCTTCGGAGGACTGACAGCTGCTGTGGTGGCTCTGCCCATGGCACTGGCCTTCGGAGTGGCCTCCGGGGCGGGCGCTGCTGCTGGTTTATGGGGTGCCGTGATCATCGGCTTGATGGCTTCCCTGTTCGGGGGGACACCCACGCTCATCTCCGAGCCCACTGGTCCGATGACGGTGGTGTTCACCGCGGTGATCCTGAGCTTCACGAGCCAGATTCCTGATCGGGGCACCGCTCTGGCGATGGCCTTCACCGTGGTGGTGCTGGCGGGTGTGTTCCAGATCCTGTTCGGATTCTTCCGACTCGGGCGATACATCACGATGATGCCCTACACGGTGATTTCCGGGTTCATGTCCGGAATCGGCGTGATCCTGGTGATTCTTCAGCTCGCGCCTTTCCTTGGACAGAACAGTCCGAGTGGGGGAGTGATCGGAACACTGAGCAGTCTTCCGGAGCTCGCGGCAGGGATTCAGCCGCTTGAGCTCGGCCTTGCCGTGATCACACTGCTGATCCTCTGGTTCACACCTGAACAGCTGAAGCGATACTGCCCTCCCCAGCTGTTGGCACTGGTGATCGGAACAGTGCTGTCCTTAACGTTGTTCGGCGATGTGGAGTTCCGTCGAATCGGTGCGTTCACCGCTGAGTTCCCCTCCTTTCAAGTCCCGACGTTCTCCACCGATCAGATCCGCTTGATGGTGGTGAATGGTGCGGTTCTGGGCATGCTCGGCTGTATCGATGCGCTGCTCACATCGGTTGTGGCTGACAGCCTCACCCGCACAGAGCACGATTCCAATAAAGAACTGATCGGCCAAGGGCTTGGCAATGTGATGTCTGGGCTGTTCGGTGGCCTCCCGGGCGCTGGCGCAACGATGGGGACCGTTGTGAATATCCAGGCTGGTGGACGATCTGCCCTTTCGGGCATCGTTCGTTCCTTGATCCTGATGCTGGTGATCCTGCTTGCGGCCCCATTGGCCTCTCGCATCCCCTTGGCCGTGCTTGCGGGTATCGCCCTCAAGGTCGGTTTCGACATCATCGACTGGAGCTTTCTCAAGCGGGCGCATCATCTCTCGATCAAGGCCGCCTGCATCACGTATGGCGTGATCGCTCTCACTGTGTTGGTTGATTTGATCTGGGCGGTGTTCATTGGGGTTTTCGTGGCGAATGTGCTCACGATTGAGCGGATGACTGCGCTTCAGGCCAAAGGGGTGAAGACCATCACCACGACCGACGATGACGTTGAACTGCCAGAGCAGGAGCAGGCTTTGCTCGATCAGGCCTCAGGGCGTCTATTGCTCTTCCAGCTCACCGGCCCGATGATTTTTGGTGTCGCCAAGACCATCAGTCGTGAACACAACGCCATCGAAGACTGCGACGCTGTGCTGTTTGACCTGAGCGAAGTCTCCCACCTGGGTGTGACGGCATCGTTGGCGTTGGAGAATGCCATCAAGGAAGCCGTGGAAGTTGGCCGTTCTGTCTACCTTGTCGTGCTTGCTGGATCAGCCACACGCACCCGTCTCGAAAAGCTCAAGCTTCTTGAACTTCTTCCCGATCACCATGTGAGCGAGAATCGCGAAGAGATTCTCCGCCGAGCAGTCGGCGAGCTTCCCGTTCTTCAGGAGGTCTGA
- the pyrC gene encoding dihydroorotase: MQDSPSRLVLRRPDDWHVHLRDGAMLRAVAPATARVFARAIVMPNLKPPVTTVDQARAYRQRILEAVPADTRFEPLMTAYLTDHIDPSELERGFTEGVFTAAKLYPANATTNSAAGVSDLSRISKVLERMEAIDMPLLIHGEVTDADVDVFDREAAFIESHLIPLRQRYPALRIVLEHITTEQAVDFIRTASLAGDSRLAATITPHHLHLNRNAMFMGGLRSDFYCLPVVKRECHRRALVKAATSGLSCFFLGTDSAPHPRSGKESACGCAGIFNAVHALESYAAVFEQEGALEHLQGFASEHGPRFYGLPLNDESLTLVKRKQKVPNHLASEPANQFAESGLEAGEWPVLFHAGETLNWSVHVDGQAETN; this comes from the coding sequence TTGCAGGACAGTCCCAGCCGGCTGGTGCTTCGGCGCCCCGACGACTGGCATGTGCACCTGCGCGATGGAGCCATGCTCAGAGCCGTCGCTCCTGCGACAGCCAGGGTGTTTGCGAGGGCGATTGTGATGCCCAACCTGAAACCACCAGTGACCACGGTGGATCAGGCGCGCGCATACCGACAGAGAATTTTGGAGGCAGTCCCAGCGGATACGCGATTTGAGCCGCTGATGACGGCCTATCTCACCGATCACATTGATCCATCTGAGCTTGAGCGTGGATTCACGGAAGGCGTGTTCACGGCAGCCAAGCTCTACCCAGCCAATGCCACCACCAATTCAGCCGCTGGCGTGAGCGATCTCTCCAGGATCAGCAAGGTGCTGGAGCGGATGGAGGCTATCGACATGCCTCTTCTCATCCATGGAGAGGTCACGGATGCTGATGTGGATGTGTTTGATCGGGAAGCTGCATTCATCGAATCCCACCTGATCCCCCTTCGCCAGCGTTATCCGGCCCTGCGCATCGTGCTGGAACACATCACCACGGAGCAGGCTGTCGATTTCATTCGTACTGCAAGCTTGGCCGGTGATTCGCGCCTGGCAGCCACCATCACGCCGCATCATCTGCATCTCAATCGCAACGCGATGTTCATGGGTGGTTTGCGCAGCGACTTCTATTGCCTTCCGGTTGTGAAGAGGGAATGCCATCGACGCGCCTTGGTGAAGGCGGCCACCAGTGGCCTGTCCTGTTTCTTTCTCGGAACCGATTCAGCACCCCATCCTCGTTCAGGCAAGGAATCGGCCTGTGGGTGTGCCGGCATCTTCAATGCGGTGCATGCTCTCGAAAGTTATGCCGCCGTGTTCGAGCAGGAGGGGGCTCTTGAGCATCTCCAGGGGTTTGCCAGTGAGCATGGGCCCCGTTTCTACGGCCTTCCCCTGAATGACGAATCCCTCACACTTGTGAAACGGAAACAGAAGGTTCCCAATCACCTTGCATCGGAGCCAGCGAACCAGTTCGCAGAGTCGGGGCTCGAAGCCGGTGAATGGCCCGTGCTGTTCCATGCAGGTGAAACGTTGAATTGGTCGGTGCATGTGGATGGGCAAGCGGAGACGAACTGA
- a CDS encoding cupin domain-containing protein, with amino-acid sequence MGDPQIQTPAAEQYWHLWTDAEGMSRHQLCTISEFKLGRLGPRNSPQFSRDLIKDGNAFVTYLPVGWTADWHENPEPKWIYILRGAWAVTSMDGQRVVMKAGEYSYGGDQGCVMTSDGRFGHLSEQVGDEPCVQLVIQRNDNAWRNLPPGSFS; translated from the coding sequence ATGGGCGATCCCCAAATCCAGACTCCCGCTGCAGAACAGTATTGGCATCTGTGGACGGACGCCGAGGGCATGAGTCGTCATCAGCTCTGCACGATCAGTGAGTTCAAGCTCGGCCGCCTCGGGCCGCGAAACTCACCGCAGTTCTCCCGCGATCTGATCAAGGACGGTAATGCATTCGTGACGTATCTGCCCGTGGGTTGGACAGCCGATTGGCATGAAAACCCTGAGCCCAAATGGATCTACATCTTGCGCGGAGCTTGGGCTGTTACGAGCATGGATGGTCAGCGGGTTGTCATGAAAGCTGGTGAATACTCCTATGGGGGAGATCAGGGCTGCGTGATGACATCCGATGGTCGTTTCGGCCATCTGTCCGAACAGGTTGGCGATGAACCGTGCGTGCAGCTGGTGATCCAGCGCAATGACAATGCCTGGCGCAATCTTCCCCCAGGTTCATTCAGCTGA